From Verrucomicrobiota bacterium JB022, one genomic window encodes:
- a CDS encoding restriction endonuclease subunit S yields MKYAQVELGELAQIQLGLTLRGSDASQHDPEGTHRLLRISDVTPDGVLQWSQETLIKLEASTAEKAELKPGDVVVVARGARMTAAVFQDEFSSVAGSQFCVVRCATGQIDPTYLRFFLNLPQSQDALMAESRGTYIRALSARSLAQFRIPLPPLERQRLFASLDGLRLQEKHLTTRLVELRDQLTQQTLQQALSGHHKIS; encoded by the coding sequence ATGAAATACGCGCAGGTAGAGCTGGGTGAGTTGGCGCAAATCCAACTTGGGTTAACGTTGCGGGGCTCGGATGCTTCGCAGCACGATCCCGAGGGGACGCATAGGCTTCTTCGGATCAGCGATGTCACGCCAGATGGTGTGCTTCAGTGGTCACAAGAGACGCTCATCAAGCTGGAGGCCTCGACCGCCGAGAAAGCAGAACTGAAGCCGGGCGACGTTGTGGTGGTGGCACGCGGCGCCCGCATGACGGCAGCGGTTTTTCAAGACGAGTTTTCCTCGGTGGCCGGAAGCCAGTTTTGTGTCGTGCGTTGCGCAACTGGGCAGATTGACCCCACCTACCTGCGCTTTTTCCTTAACCTCCCTCAGAGCCAAGATGCTTTAATGGCAGAGAGTCGAGGCACTTATATTCGAGCACTTTCCGCCCGCTCACTCGCACAATTTAGAATCCCGCTGCCGCCACTCGAGCGCCAGCGGCTGTTCGCCTCGCTAGATGGCCTTCGCCTGCAGGAGAAGCACCTGACAACGCGACTGGTCGAGCTTCGCGACCAACTGACGCAACAAACCTTGCAGCAGGCCCTATCTGGGCACCATAAAATTTCGTAA
- a CDS encoding DUF2188 domain-containing protein, translating into MSKDRDRHVYLRPDGKWANKRQDAERPSSLHDTQKDAEQAARDMLRRQGGGELNTHDRGGRIRSKDTIPPGNDPSSIRDTEH; encoded by the coding sequence ATGAGTAAAGATCGAGATCGCCACGTGTATCTCCGCCCCGACGGAAAGTGGGCCAACAAAAGACAGGATGCTGAGCGCCCTTCGAGCCTACATGATACGCAGAAAGATGCCGAGCAAGCTGCTCGGGATATGCTACGTCGCCAAGGCGGCGGGGAGTTGAACACACATGACCGAGGGGGCCGCATTCGCTCCAAGGACACGATTCCGCCGGGTAATGACCCGAGCTCGATTCGGGACACGGAGCACTAG